The following are encoded together in the Equus quagga isolate Etosha38 chromosome 15, UCLA_HA_Equagga_1.0, whole genome shotgun sequence genome:
- the E2F3 gene encoding transcription factor E2F3, translating to MPLQQQAKRRLELGESGHQYLSDGLKTPKGKGRAALRSPDSPKKKTRYDTSLGLLTKKFIQLLSQSPDGVLDLNKAAEVLKVQKRRIYDITNVLEGIHLIKKKSKNNVQWMGCSLSEDGGMLAQCQGLSKEVTELSQEEKKLDELIQSCTLDLKLLTEDSENQRLAYVTYQDIRKISGLKDQTVIVVKAPPETRLEVPDPIESLQIHLASTQGPIEVYLCPEETETHSPMKTNNQDHNGNIPKPSSKDLASTNSGHSDCSISMANLSPLASPANLLQQTEDQIPSNLEGPFVNLLPPLLQEDYLLSLGEEEGISDLFDAYDLEKLPLVEDFMCS from the exons GCAAAGCGAAGGCTGGAGCTAGGAGAAAGCGGTCATCAGTACCTCTCAGATGGTTTAAAAACCCCCAAGGGCAAAGGAAGAGCTGCACTACGAAGTCCAGATAGTCCAAAAA aaaaaacACGGTATGATACATCACTTGGTCTGCTCACCAAGAAGTTCATTCAGCTACTGAGCCAGTCACCTGATGGGGTCTTGGATTTGAACAAGGCAGCAGAGGTGCTGAAAGTGCAGAAGAGAAGGATTTATGACATCACCAATGTACTGGAAGGCATCCACCTCATTAAGAAGAAGTCTAAAAACAACGTGCAGTGGAT GGGCTGCAGTCTGTCTGAGGATGGGGGCATGCTGGCCCAGTGTCAAGGCCTGTCAAAGGAAGTGACCGAGCTCAGTCAGGAGGAGAAGAAATTAGATGAACTGATCCAAAGCTGCACCCTGGACCTCAAACTGTTAACCGAGGATTCAGAGAATCAAAG GTTAGCTTATGTTACATATCAAGATATTCGAAAAATTAGTGGCCTTAAAGACCAAACTGTTATAGTTGTGAAAGCCCCTCCAGAAACAAGACTTGAAGTGCCTGACCCAATAGAG AGCCTACAAATACATTTGGCAAGTACCCAAGGACCCATTGAGGTTTATTTGTGTCCAGAAGAGACTGAAACACACAGTCcaatgaaaacaaacaaccaagACCACAATGGGAATATCCCTAAACCCTCTTCCAAAG ACTTGGCTTCAACCAACTCAGGACATAGTGATTGCTCGATTTCTATGGCAAACCTTTCTCCTCTGGCCTCCCCAGCCAACCTTTTACAGCAGACTGAGGACCAAATTCCTTCCAACCTAGAAGGACCATTTGTGAACTTACTGCCTCCCCTGCTCCAAGAAGACTATCTGCTCAGCCTTGGGGAAGAAGAAGGCATCAGCGATCTCTTTGATGCTTATGATTTGGAAAAGCTCCCACTGGTGGAAGACTTTATGTGTAGTTGA